A genome region from Macaca fascicularis isolate 582-1 chromosome 3, T2T-MFA8v1.1 includes the following:
- the SPATC1L gene encoding speriolin-like protein isoform X3 gives MVRPKKVCFSESSLPTGDRTRRSYYLNEIQSFAGAEKDARVVGEIAFQLDRRILAYVFPGVTRLYGFTVANIPEKIKQTSIKSLDGSVDEKKLRELTQRYLALSARLEKLGYSRDVHPAFSEFLINTYGILKQRPDLRANPLHSSPAALRKLVIDVVPPKFLGDSLLLLNCLCELSKEDSKPLFAW, from the exons ATGGTCCGGCCTAAGAAGGTGTGCTTCTCGGAGAGCAGCCTGCCCACCGGGGACAGGACCAGGAGGAGCTACTACCTCAATG AGATCCAGAGCTTCGCGGGCGCCGAGAAGGACGCGCGCGTGGTGGGCGAGATCGCCTTCCAGCTGGACCGCCGCATCCTGGCCTACGTGTTTCCGGGCGTGACGCGGCTCTACGGCTTCACGGTGGCCAACATCCCCGAGAAGATCAAGCAG ACCTCCATCAAGTCCCTGGACGGCTCCGTGGACGAGAAGAAGCTGCGCGAGCTGACGCAGCGCTACCTGGCCCTGAGCGCGCGCCTGGAGAAGCTGGGCTACAGCCGCGACGTGCACCCGGCGTTCAGCGAGTTCCTCATCAACACCTACGGAATCCTGAAGCAGCGGCCCGACCTGCGCGCCAACCCCCTGCACAGCAGCCCGGCCGCGCTGCGCAAGCTGGTCATCGACGTGGTGCCCCCCAAGTTCCTGGGCGACTCGCTGCTGCTGCTCAACTGCCTGTGCGAGCTCTCCAAGGAGGACAGCAAGCCACTCTTCGCCTGGTGA
- the SPATC1L gene encoding speriolin-like protein isoform X2, with protein sequence MAEGGELMSRLLSENADLKKQVRLLKENQMLRRLLSQSCQEGSGHDLLPPRAPAYPEAGSPGSGVPDFGRFTSVADTPSQLQTSSLEDLLCSHAPLSSEDDTSPGCAAPSQSPFKAFLSPPELHSHRGTDRKLSPLLSPLQESLVDKTLLEPREMVRPKKVCFSESSLPTGDRTRRSYYLNEMGFCSDA encoded by the exons ATGGCTGAGGGCGGCGAGCTGATGAGCCGGCTTCTGAGCGAGAACGCAGACCTGAAGAAGCAGGTGCGCCTCCTGAAGGAGAATCAGATGCTGCGGCGGCTGCTCAGCCAGAGCTGCCAGGAGGGCAGTGGCCACGACCTGCTCCCACCCAGGGCCCCCGCCTACCCCGAGGCCGGCTCCCCTGGGAGTGGAG TTCCGGATTTCGGAAGGTTCACGAGTGTTGCCGACACACCCTCCCAGCTGCAGACATCCTCCCTGGAGGACCTGCTGTGCTCACATGCCCCCCTGTCCAGCGAGGACGACACCTCCCCGGGCTGCGCAGCCCCCTCCCAGTCACCCTTCAAGGCCTTCCTCAGTCCCCCGGAGCTGCACAGCCACCGAGGCACCGACAGGAAGCTGTCCCCGCTCCTGAGCCCCTTGCAAGAGTCACTGGTGGACAAGACCCTGCTGGAGCCCAGGGAGATGGTCCGGCCTAAGAAGGTGTGCTTCTCGGAGAGCAGCCTGCCCACCGGGGACAGGACCAGGAGGAGCTACTACCTCAATG agatgggattttgctctgatgcctag
- the SPATC1L gene encoding speriolin-like protein isoform X1 has product MAEGGELMSRLLSENADLKKQVRLLKENQMLRRLLSQSCQEGSGHDLLPPRAPAYPEAGSPGSGVPDFGRFTSVADTPSQLQTSSLEDLLCSHAPLSSEDDTSPGCAAPSQSPFKAFLSPPELHSHRGTDRKLSPLLSPLQESLVDKTLLEPREMVRPKKVCFSESSLPTGDRTRRSYYLNEIQSFAGAEKDARVVGEIAFQLDRRILAYVFPGVTRLYGFTVANIPEKIKQTSIKSLDGSVDEKKLRELTQRYLALSARLEKLGYSRDVHPAFSEFLINTYGILKQRPDLRANPLHSSPAALRKLVIDVVPPKFLGDSLLLLNCLCELSKEDSKPLFAW; this is encoded by the exons ATGGCTGAGGGCGGCGAGCTGATGAGCCGGCTTCTGAGCGAGAACGCAGACCTGAAGAAGCAGGTGCGCCTCCTGAAGGAGAATCAGATGCTGCGGCGGCTGCTCAGCCAGAGCTGCCAGGAGGGCAGTGGCCACGACCTGCTCCCACCCAGGGCCCCCGCCTACCCCGAGGCCGGCTCCCCTGGGAGTGGAG TTCCGGATTTCGGAAGGTTCACGAGTGTTGCCGACACACCCTCCCAGCTGCAGACATCCTCCCTGGAGGACCTGCTGTGCTCACATGCCCCCCTGTCCAGCGAGGACGACACCTCCCCGGGCTGCGCAGCCCCCTCCCAGTCACCCTTCAAGGCCTTCCTCAGTCCCCCGGAGCTGCACAGCCACCGAGGCACCGACAGGAAGCTGTCCCCGCTCCTGAGCCCCTTGCAAGAGTCACTGGTGGACAAGACCCTGCTGGAGCCCAGGGAGATGGTCCGGCCTAAGAAGGTGTGCTTCTCGGAGAGCAGCCTGCCCACCGGGGACAGGACCAGGAGGAGCTACTACCTCAATG AGATCCAGAGCTTCGCGGGCGCCGAGAAGGACGCGCGCGTGGTGGGCGAGATCGCCTTCCAGCTGGACCGCCGCATCCTGGCCTACGTGTTTCCGGGCGTGACGCGGCTCTACGGCTTCACGGTGGCCAACATCCCCGAGAAGATCAAGCAG ACCTCCATCAAGTCCCTGGACGGCTCCGTGGACGAGAAGAAGCTGCGCGAGCTGACGCAGCGCTACCTGGCCCTGAGCGCGCGCCTGGAGAAGCTGGGCTACAGCCGCGACGTGCACCCGGCGTTCAGCGAGTTCCTCATCAACACCTACGGAATCCTGAAGCAGCGGCCCGACCTGCGCGCCAACCCCCTGCACAGCAGCCCGGCCGCGCTGCGCAAGCTGGTCATCGACGTGGTGCCCCCCAAGTTCCTGGGCGACTCGCTGCTGCTGCTCAACTGCCTGTGCGAGCTCTCCAAGGAGGACAGCAAGCCACTCTTCGCCTGGTGA
- the SPATC1L gene encoding speriolin-like protein isoform X4 — protein MSCQSSDHLLREIQSFAGAEKDARVVGEIAFQLDRRILAYVFPGVTRLYGFTVANIPEKIKQTSIKSLDGSVDEKKLRELTQRYLALSARLEKLGYSRDVHPAFSEFLINTYGILKQRPDLRANPLHSSPAALRKLVIDVVPPKFLGDSLLLLNCLCELSKEDSKPLFAW, from the exons atgtcctgCCAATCCAGCGATCATCTTCTCAGAG AGATCCAGAGCTTCGCGGGCGCCGAGAAGGACGCGCGCGTGGTGGGCGAGATCGCCTTCCAGCTGGACCGCCGCATCCTGGCCTACGTGTTTCCGGGCGTGACGCGGCTCTACGGCTTCACGGTGGCCAACATCCCCGAGAAGATCAAGCAG ACCTCCATCAAGTCCCTGGACGGCTCCGTGGACGAGAAGAAGCTGCGCGAGCTGACGCAGCGCTACCTGGCCCTGAGCGCGCGCCTGGAGAAGCTGGGCTACAGCCGCGACGTGCACCCGGCGTTCAGCGAGTTCCTCATCAACACCTACGGAATCCTGAAGCAGCGGCCCGACCTGCGCGCCAACCCCCTGCACAGCAGCCCGGCCGCGCTGCGCAAGCTGGTCATCGACGTGGTGCCCCCCAAGTTCCTGGGCGACTCGCTGCTGCTGCTCAACTGCCTGTGCGAGCTCTCCAAGGAGGACAGCAAGCCACTCTTCGCCTGGTGA